In Actinoplanes sp. NBC_00393, a single genomic region encodes these proteins:
- a CDS encoding sugar ABC transporter ATP-binding protein, giving the protein MSVPALEVRGLVKHYPGVKALDGVDLIVRQNEVLGLAGENGAGKSTLLKALVGLVTPDAGEIYVRGEPVKLRSVVDAADHGIGMVFQEQSLVPNLTAAENIVLGSEGAAVRRGVYRWDAMRHLAQEQLDKIGSDIDPLARTDSLSFADRQMVEIAKVLRIEQRSQHPPVIILDEPTSVLESKEIETLFAQIRRLREFASVVFVSHRLDEVLDVCDRVTVLRGGQSVGEVATAGAVPRELHRMMIGSTGSDDHYHENAAAPIAAEQPRLSVRGLSGGSFQDVDLDVAAGEIVAIVGVHGSGREDVCRALFGAEPTTAGEIRMDGKKIELPSTRAACAAGIGYVPAERKIEGMVGAMSVAENMTLSKQKARCTGPFVAPKKQASLVDTWIRRLTIRTPNRGTAIGRLSGGNQQKVVLARWLIGGDIRLLLLDHPTRGLDIGARSEVYRLMRELAASGVATVLLADSLEEAIGMADRILVMSDGRVVKEVACPNGGKPTPLDLVKEMV; this is encoded by the coding sequence ATGAGCGTGCCCGCGCTGGAGGTCCGCGGCCTCGTCAAGCACTACCCGGGCGTGAAGGCGCTCGACGGCGTCGACCTGATCGTCCGTCAGAACGAGGTCCTCGGCCTGGCCGGCGAGAACGGCGCCGGCAAGTCGACGCTGCTCAAAGCGCTGGTCGGCCTGGTCACCCCGGACGCCGGTGAGATCTACGTCCGCGGTGAGCCGGTCAAGCTGCGCAGCGTCGTCGACGCCGCCGACCACGGCATCGGGATGGTCTTCCAGGAGCAGTCGCTGGTGCCCAACCTGACCGCCGCGGAGAACATCGTGCTCGGCAGCGAAGGGGCCGCCGTGCGCCGGGGCGTCTACCGCTGGGACGCGATGCGCCACCTCGCCCAGGAGCAACTCGACAAGATCGGCTCGGACATCGACCCGCTCGCGCGTACCGACTCGCTGTCGTTCGCCGACCGGCAGATGGTCGAGATCGCGAAGGTGTTGCGCATCGAGCAGCGCAGCCAGCACCCGCCGGTGATCATCCTGGACGAGCCGACCTCGGTTCTGGAGTCCAAGGAGATCGAGACGCTGTTCGCGCAGATCCGCCGGCTGCGCGAGTTCGCCTCGGTCGTGTTCGTCTCGCACCGCCTCGACGAGGTCCTCGACGTGTGCGACCGGGTGACGGTGCTGCGCGGCGGCCAGTCGGTCGGCGAGGTCGCCACGGCCGGTGCGGTCCCGCGTGAGCTGCACCGGATGATGATCGGCTCGACCGGGTCCGACGACCACTACCACGAGAACGCCGCCGCGCCGATCGCGGCCGAACAGCCCCGGTTGTCCGTACGCGGCCTGTCGGGTGGGTCCTTCCAAGATGTTGACCTTGACGTTGCCGCCGGTGAGATCGTGGCGATCGTCGGCGTCCACGGATCCGGTCGCGAGGACGTCTGCCGCGCCCTGTTCGGCGCCGAACCGACGACTGCCGGCGAGATCCGGATGGACGGCAAGAAGATCGAGCTGCCCAGTACGCGCGCCGCGTGCGCCGCCGGCATCGGCTACGTGCCCGCCGAACGCAAGATCGAAGGCATGGTCGGCGCCATGTCGGTGGCCGAGAACATGACCCTGAGCAAGCAGAAGGCCCGCTGCACCGGACCGTTCGTGGCCCCCAAGAAGCAGGCCAGCCTGGTGGACACCTGGATCCGTCGGCTCACCATCCGCACGCCGAACCGTGGCACCGCCATCGGCCGGCTCTCCGGCGGCAACCAGCAGAAGGTGGTCCTCGCCCGCTGGCTGATCGGCGGCGACATCCGGCTGCTGCTGCTGGACCACCCGACCCGCGGCCTGGACATCGGCGCCCGCTCCGAGGTGTACCGGCTGATGCGTGAACTCGCCGCCAGCGGTGTCGCCACCGTGCTGCTGGCTGACAGTCTCGAGGAGGCCATCGGCATGGCCGACCGCATCCTGGTGATGAGCGACGGCCGGGTCGTGAAAGAGGTCGCCTGCCCCAACGGCGGCAAGCCGACCCCACTGGACCTCGTGAAGGAGATGGTTTAA
- a CDS encoding RNA-guided endonuclease InsQ/TnpB family protein: MFETVRYTYRLRPGRMAQAALLSEWGRCRWLWNEAVHQQSTGRKPTLGKLCKLLTAARGRNAWLRAGSQVAQQQSLRTYAAALDASFKVKARRRPKVKRRKDALPSLGYTTRGFSIKNGRLCLPRGVTVPVVWSRELPTAPTSVQVFQDNLGHWYASFVVTRERAAIPGADLPGIGVDWGVKSTATTTDPGFDLPHLGHRRRCAAELAKAQRKMARRRRPKGHAPSKGYLVAKRQAARIAKKAARQNTHDARVWAKKVTDHHALIAVEDFKPKFLAKTRMARKAADAAIGACKRHLIERGKRAGRKVVPVPPAYTTMTCSQCATRAKERLGLGIRSFECATCGYTADRDLNAARTILATAERDRASADDVRHQFTSFRDGGSGAV; encoded by the coding sequence GTGTTCGAAACGGTGCGCTACACCTACCGCCTGCGGCCTGGCCGTATGGCGCAGGCGGCGCTGCTGTCCGAGTGGGGCCGCTGTCGATGGTTGTGGAACGAAGCCGTTCACCAACAGAGCACCGGCCGTAAACCGACGCTCGGCAAGCTGTGCAAGTTGCTGACCGCAGCCCGTGGCCGCAATGCCTGGCTGCGGGCGGGTTCGCAGGTCGCCCAACAACAGTCGCTGCGCACTTACGCGGCCGCCCTGGACGCTTCGTTCAAGGTCAAGGCCCGGCGCCGGCCGAAGGTTAAGCGCAGGAAGGACGCTCTGCCGAGCCTGGGGTACACCACCCGCGGCTTCTCCATTAAGAACGGTCGGTTGTGCCTGCCTCGGGGCGTTACCGTCCCCGTCGTCTGGTCGCGGGAGCTTCCCACGGCACCGACCAGTGTGCAGGTCTTTCAAGACAACCTCGGTCACTGGTACGCCTCCTTCGTGGTGACTCGTGAGAGGGCCGCAATCCCCGGGGCCGATCTGCCCGGCATTGGCGTGGACTGGGGTGTCAAGTCCACGGCGACCACCACTGATCCCGGCTTCGACCTGCCGCACCTGGGGCACCGCAGACGCTGTGCCGCCGAATTGGCCAAAGCCCAGCGCAAGATGGCCCGCCGCAGACGACCCAAGGGTCACGCCCCGTCGAAGGGCTACCTGGTAGCCAAGCGGCAGGCCGCCCGGATCGCCAAGAAGGCCGCACGGCAGAACACCCATGACGCCCGCGTCTGGGCCAAGAAGGTCACCGACCACCACGCATTGATCGCTGTCGAGGACTTCAAGCCGAAGTTTCTCGCCAAGACCCGGATGGCCCGCAAGGCTGCCGACGCGGCGATCGGTGCCTGCAAGCGTCATTTGATCGAGCGAGGCAAGCGGGCAGGCCGGAAGGTGGTGCCGGTACCGCCCGCCTACACGACCATGACCTGCTCGCAGTGCGCAACGAGAGCCAAGGAGCGCCTCGGGCTGGGCATCCGCTCTTTCGAGTGCGCGACCTGCGGCTACACCGCAGACCGAGACCTCAACGCCGCGAGGACCATACTCGCCACGGCCGAACGAGACCGTGCCAGTGCCGACGATGTGAGACATCAATTCACCTCCTTCCGGGATGGTGGGTCAGGTGCAGTCTGA